Part of the Babylonia areolata isolate BAREFJ2019XMU chromosome 4, ASM4173473v1, whole genome shotgun sequence genome, ATAGCCagttttcctcctttttctttaacAAAACAAGTTCCTGAAAGAAATCTTTTATACTCTCGCTATTCAGAAAAGTACACACGTACCCTAGCTCATTTCTGTGATTCCAAACAAACTCATTTGCACAGGATCCTCACTTTCAAATTCCCCAACTTCTGCACTGGCCACTATAGCCCACTGTGCTCCACCCAAAAAAGAGAGGATAAACACATGACAATATTTCACACATCTTCACTCTCATTATAAATGACAGATCATAAACAACAGTGTTGTTATTACTGTCATCCTTTTgcggctgttgttcttgttgctgctgttgttgacttCCAAAGCACTAGGCAGTAACTGTTTGGGTTTTGGGCTGTTgcttttttaatacttttttcacCGGGTAAAAAAATCAAGACAGCattcaaaacattaaaaaaaaccaacaacacatttCCCCCTGAAATGCTTTTAAAGCGTGCTGACAAATACAAAGCCTGAAACAAAACCGCAGAAGTAAGAACCAAATGTGACAACAGATATAGATACAACATTGGCAAtgtacacacatgctgacaaGCCCAACATGTACACAATGATGAAACAACACTgccagcccaacacacacacctcactactgACATCCATGGCCTgacaacacaaacatgcacgatGAGGTGAAGGAGCCAGAATGCATCAAACAAGAAGATGATCACATATCTCTGACTCACCCGTTTGGCCACAAGGTCGTCCCAGTTGATGCACTGGAAGAAAGGGTGTGCTTTAATTTCTTCTACATCCGCCTCACTGCCTCcaagcctgcaacacacacagtccAACGCACTGCTTGTAAATCGTCTCTTCACCACGAATGCAAAAGCATTTGTGTGGCTTACAGGTCAAAGAGAAGAAATGTTATCCCAAtaaaaacatcatcatatcatagaAGAAATGACATCTCAATAAAAGCATCATTACATCATAGACGAAATGACATCTCAATAAAAGCATCAATATAAGAAGTAGAAAACTGCAAAAGAAAATTTTGGGAGAAAACAGAATCATAAACAAATAACTGACAAAATGACATAGAGCATAAAATTATTTCAACTTGAAATCTGTTTAATTCGGGAAGCTGCAGTAAGCACAATTAGACTGGGAGGACATGGGTTTGAGCACTGTcatatgtgtgattttttttttattccataaaacaggataaaaaaaataattaagaaCTACACAAAAAACATAAATTAGTGGTCTGACTCACCGACGTTTCGGGTTCTTCACCAGCAGCCCATTGAGCAGCATTTTGGCCTCTTCGGACAGATTGCGGGGAAACTTGACGTTTTGCAACAAGATGAGTTCAAAGAGCACGTCGTGGTCTCTGTTGTAGAAGGGTAGGCGTCCACACATCATTTCGTACATCACCACCCCTGTTCCCCACCAGTCCACCGCTCGCCCATAGTCGTTGTCTTCTAACACCTGGCAGACGTGTATAATAACGTGCATGAaatcattctctcacacacacagagaaatagcacacacacacacacacacacacacactttccttctcTATTCTAAATTTTATATTTCTTGTCATATTTGTAAGTGTATACTGTACACATAAAGTGCACACTCCCcagtatgtgttccagtaccggaagtaagtgcggcttataaaccggtgtgggttatgtatgtataaagttcatttttttccaaaatttagtgggtgcggcttatataccagtgcgctcaatagactgaactttacggtaatcAAATTGAATCACATAACTGTACAAAGCCAAGTGGCTGAAATGTTACACATTCAATGTTAGGATCCTAGATCATTGCAAATCCCAGTCATGGCTGGCTGGTCGCTTACAAGATATTTTACTGTATGCACAGTTTTTAACCTTGaatgtgggggggtgcggggtggggagtGCTTACAAGATATTTTATCGCATGCACACTTTTTAACCTTaaatgggtggggggtgtgggggtgtgtgggggggctggtCACTTACAAGATATTTTACTGTATGCACAGTTTTTAACCTTAaatgtggggggcgggtggggggtaacTTACAAGATATCTTACCTTATTCACACTTTTTAACCTttaatgtggggggtgggggatggtcgCTTACAAGATATTTTACCTTATGCATAATTTTTTAACCTTAAataggtgggaggggagggcgggtggggtggggggttggggggggggagcttacaAGATATTATACCTTATgcacatttaaaaatttttttttttttaaacataatgggtgtgtgtatggggtggaggggttgcCTACAAGATATTTTACCCAATGCATAGTTTTTCCACCCAAAATAGTGAATGATTACAGTGCAGATATCACAGCACTGACCTCCGGCGCCAGATACTCCGGGGTACCACAGAAGGTGCTGGTGCTGGCACCGTAGAACATCTCCTCCTTACACAGGCCGAAGTCCGCCACCTTGATGTGCCCATCCTTGTCTAGAAGCAGGTTCTCCAGCTGAAACACCAGCAGCAATACAAGGGGTTGGAAAGTGATTAAGAAATAAACAcaggataataataaaatataaaaaaaaattacccaaaAACAGCATCTTCTGCCAAGTCTGCATCATTCCAAGTCTGTGAGAATTTTCTCCTCTGCTGTTTTAAATTTGGCAGAACCATGAAAGCCATATATATCATAAGATCTGTTACAAGACAATCACATTAGTGTCACTTTAGAGCTCAGACATTAAATAAACATCACACATTTTCGTCAACACATTAGTTATTCCAGCATTTGACATTTCTTTGTActaccttttcctttttttttttttttttttgtctttgaaaaaaaaaatacaatacaaatgttaTCTTGATAACTCTGCTGAtttcctctcaaacacacacacatacatatactcacacacatatgctcacacacactaacatacacactcatacacacaaagagtcacATAAATCAACAGACAAGACTGGCATACAGTCAGGCAGAgtcaacaacacacacttacatacgcccacacacacatcagaatcaAACCCACTGACCTTGAGATCTCTGTACACTATGTTGTTCTCATGGAGGTAGCCCAAAGCTGATATGATCTCGGCCCCGTAGAACCGTGTTCGGTCCTCGGTAAAAACCCGCTCCCGAGACAGGTGGAAAAACAGCTCACCTCCGTTCACATACTCCATCACAAAACATAACCTGTCAGGTGTCTGGAATGAATACTTCAGTTgctgaaacagagaaaaaggCTGAATCAGTCTGACGGAGAAATAAttctcaataaaataaaataaaaatccaggGGTCTAAAAGACAAAAATTCCTACGCAAACACGAAAAATGGTTTGTCCAAAAAGAACAtgtacataaaataaaaaaagttatTTCAGCTGATTAAAAAAATGTTCCTTTTATGCATGCTACCGCATAAATTATTCAACAAGAATATAAATGTAAACTATTCACTTTCATCTGTGTGCTCCCCATTTACAAACAGAATAATCTGCAATGTATGTGTCGTAAAACTGTTAAGCGTATCACTGACGACAAAAATGTTTGTGACCGATCAAAGGACCTTTCCTTCTTAAAGGAACCCTATAACATTTCTATATCTATATTCTGCCaaaaaataaggaaggaagatggcagaatggataagacattcatctgccaatactgtgtccatgagggtgtgggttcgattcttgctcttgctctttctcccaagtttgactggaaaatcaaattgagcatatggtcattcggatgagacaataaactgagggcCCACATGCAGCATACacaaagaacccatagcaacaaaagtattctcctctggcaaaattcttaggaagaaatccactctgatggtacacaaatatacatgcatgcactaaaGGTCTGACTGGgatgttgggtcatgctgctgtcatgcatctgcctagcagatgtggtgtagcacgtatggatctgtctgaacgcagagacgcctccatgagaaactgaaactgaaactcaaaaagTAAGTCTCCAGCATATTTCATGAATGTTTGAAATAAAAGTCCTTATCCTTAACCAGCAAACTTATGGAAAACGTTctcaaaaacaacatttttttttccccttttcaaaGCCAGTGTTGTGTAGTGAATATTGGTCAGTTcagttctgaaactgaaactcttggcCACAGAACCAGATGTGTTCCGACACAGGAAGTTCAGTCCACTTACTGTGAGGAAGGGATGCTTTGTGGTTTGGAGTACCCtgttctctgtcagtgtgtgtgccactTCATCCTgcaaaaacaacagccaacaacatgAAATAATTGTGGGCATAATGTAAGGaatgcaaaaataacaacaaacaacataaaacaatggTGAGCACCAGGTTAGGAATgcaaaaacaacagccaacaacatgAAATAATTGTGGGCACCAGGTAAGGaatgcaaaaataacaacaaacataaaacaatggTGAGCACCATGTAAGGAAtgcaaaaccaacaaccaacaacatgaAACAATTGTGGGCATGAGGTAAGGAATGaatgcaaaaataacaacaacatgaaacaatTGTGGGCATGAGGTAAGGAATGCAAAAACAATAACCATCAGCATGAAACAATTGTGGGCATGAGGTAAGGAATGCAAAAACAATAACCATCAGCATGAAACAATTGTGGGCATGAGGTAAGGAatgcaaaaacaacaatcaacataAAACAATTGTGGGCATGAGGTAAGGAatgcaaaaacaacaatcaacataAAACAATTGTGGGCATGAGGTAAGGAAtgcaaaaacaaccaacatcatAAAACAATGGTGGGCACAAGGTAAGGAatgcaaaaacaaccaacaacataaaacaatagTGAGCACGAGGTAAggaatgcaaaaacaacaaacaacatgaaacaaTTGTGGGCACAATGTAAggaatgcaaaaacaacaaccaacataaAACAACTGTAAGCAAGAGGTAAggaatgcaaaaacaacaaacaacataaaacaattgTGGGCAAGAGGTAAggaatgtaaaaacaacaaccaacataaAACAACTGTGGGCACGAGGTAAggaatgcaaaaacaacaaccaacaacataaaacaattgTGGGCACCAGGTAAGGAATgcaaaaacaacagccaacaacataaaacaattgTGGGCACGAGGTAAggaatgcaaaaacaacaaccaacaacataaaacaattgTGGGCACGAGGTATggaatgcaaaaacaacaaccaacaacataaaacaattgTGGGCACGAGGTAAggaatgcaaaaacaacaaccaacaacataaaacaattgTGGGTACGAGGTAaggaaagcaaaaacaacaaccaacaacataaaacaattgTGGGCATGAGGTAAggaatgcaaaaacaacaaccaacaacatgaAACAATTGTGGGCACAATGTAAggaatgcaaaaacaacaactaacaatatAAAACAATTGTGGGCACGAGGTAAgggatgcaaaaacaacaaccaacaacataaaacaatggTGAGCACGAGGTAAggaatgcaaaaacaacaaccaacatgaAACAACTGTGGGCAAGAGGTAAGgaacgcaaaaacaacaacaaacatgaaacaACTGTGGGCAAGAGGTAAggaatgcaaaaacaacaaccaacatgaAACAACTGTGGGCAAGAGGTAAGGAatgcaaaaacaaccaacaacataaaacaatggTGAGCACGAGGTAaggaatacaaaaacaacaacaaccaacataaAACAATGGTGAGCACGAGGTAAGgaatccaaaaacaacaacaaacaacatgaaacaaTTGTGGGCACAATGTAAGGAatgcaaaaacaaccaccaacaacatgaAACAATTGTGAGCACTAGGTAAGGAATGCAAAAATGACAACGAACAACATGAAACAACTGTGAGCACGAGGTAAAGAAATAAATCATGATGCTTTAACCATAGATCACTAGTTCTAATgctgaaagtaagaaagaaaaaaaaaagaagtcagctTTAAAGATATCGTGAACTGATGTGACAATATGAGAAGTAGAGAGAGCAACCTACAAAAATAAAATTGCTGTTCAAAGTCTGAACTGTGGCTTCTCTTGATATACAAAACCCCTACAACAGGGTAAACATCTTTTACAACTATTTCATGAAACAGATAGTTGGTAAATTTAATATAAACACACTCATGATGTAGAGTACATCATTTTACATTTTTCACACGTCATTTTAGAAGCTGAGGAGTAAAAATATTATAATTTCCATTGAAAAACAATCTGTTATCACAATCAAGCTTGTCTAACAATACAGCTCATCATTCAAAGTTTCCTCTTGATCTGCTTTAAGCAAAAACAGTGCAAAGAGCTAAATCAGTAAATGCTTTGCTCAGTTAAGAAAACAAGAAATaagcaaggtttttttttgtttttttttaataatcttttgtaaaaataaatgaagaaaataacCTGGTACATGTTTCTTACACAATAACATTTCAGATTCTGGCCAGTGTAAAAAACaaattttgtatttttgtcttcttcttttgcattccTTCCAATGAATAGAACCAAGACATACTACAAAACTTACCTTCGCAATGATCACAGCTTTCTTGAGAATTTTGATGGCGTATAAGtgatttgttgatttttctttgcaCAAGATAACCTTGCCAAATGTTCCCTTGCCCAAGACTTTGAGGAAATCAAAGTCATtcagtgactgcacacacacaagaaaaataaaaatgcatGAACCCACTTTAGACTTTTCAATACAGAATCTATGATTATAGATCCCTCCTTTCACCAAACCTTTGGTCTGAATGTCATATTGTTTCTCATATCAAGGATTTGTCAGCAAATTGCAAGTTGCACCAgtcactctttctcttcttgtaGCTCACTATTCCAACAGAGAGAAAATAATTTCATGTGGCTCTTGCCTCAAAACACAACTGTGTTAAACAGATCAGCACCATCAAAATCAAAATGACTTTCTTCTTCAATTAATATTCTTAAAACTGACAACGGGAAGAAAAATCCCCTGTTAACCCAAGATTTCTTgaaatcccatgatttctctcactgaaagtagagaaattgtgggattgcgagaaagtgtggtcgttcccctcccatgttTTCACTCAACTGTGAAAAAATCATGGGGGGCACCCCCAtgttttctcacaatgtgtgagaaagcatgggaagtcccgcttattttaatcaaaaacaTTTCTCTTGTCACTGGACTTGgggtcttgtcttttcccaatgcaaatctaatagaaaaatgagagagagaaaaagaaatgagaaatggGGGGTGACGACATTagagatcatgataatgacagtggcgttaacGAAGatatcaacagtaatgacactgaaacacatccatTTATTgtattgcgagaaatcgtgggcttacatccCCATTTCAGTCACTCATTCATTGCAACAGaaaataacattattatcatcgttatatTTATCACTGCGAAAAGGAAAATTGTTTTTATAGCCAATTTCTATCACTGTAAAAGGAAAATTTCCCCTGGAATTATATCTGCCAAACCTTTTACCCTAGTTCACTGTTGCACCAGCCAGCATAGCACAAAATGTCTTGTTTATGATACATAGCTAGCTGCGTATGAAAAATCAATATAGGTCGCAGACAGGCAAGATGTGGAGGAGAATCCAAACTGGGTTCACTTCCAGGGATACTGGATGAGTCCACCAAATCTGCAGATACATTGGACCTAAAAATGCCAAATATATCTCAGGAACTTAGGAAACCGAAACATTTTCCTGAACAGAATGAACTGAGAACTGGAGAGACACTGAAGAGCAGCATTCTCTTGCAGCTAATGACATACAATCTGTGAGGGAGGAGTCAA contains:
- the LOC143281228 gene encoding RAC-beta serine/threonine-protein kinase-like isoform X2, with the translated sequence MSANFGQPLNSIKEGYLWKRGEHIKNWRKRYFILCKDGSFLGFRSKPEGGDTTDPLNNFTVKDCQLMKIDRPRANTFLIRGLQWTTVVERMFCVDSAEEREEWIQAIRSISDNLKVTEETGSSADLLDIPKNKKKVSLNDFDFLKVLGKGTFGKVILCKEKSTNHLYAIKILKKAVIIAKDEVAHTLTENRVLQTTKHPFLTQLKYSFQTPDRLCFVMEYVNGGELFFHLSRERVFTEDRTRFYGAEIISALGYLHENNIVYRDLKLENLLLDKDGHIKVADFGLCKEEMFYGASTSTFCGTPEYLAPEVLEDNDYGRAVDWWGTGVVMYEMMCGRLPFYNRDHDVLFELILLQNVKFPRNLSEEAKMLLNGLLVKNPKRRLGGSEADVEEIKAHPFFQCINWDDLVAKRIPPPWKPDVESPWDTKYIPDEFAQESLQMTPNRGAHLMTDHLNPIHEDPQLPYFEKFSYHGSGRSYGGGGYLSASAHTSSELF
- the LOC143281228 gene encoding RAC-gamma serine/threonine-protein kinase-like isoform X1 translates to MSANFGQPLNSIKEGYLWKRGEHIKNWRKRYFILCKDGSFLGFRSKPEGGDTTDPLNNFTVKDCQLMKIDRPRANTFLIRGLQWTTVVERMFCVDSAEEREEWIQAIRSISDNLKVTEETGSSADLLDIPKNKKKVSLNDFDFLKVLGKGTFGKVILCKEKSTNHLYAIKILKKAVIIAKDEVAHTLTENRVLQTTKHPFLTQLKYSFQTPDRLCFVMEYVNGGELFFHLSRERVFTEDRTRFYGAEIISALGYLHENNIVYRDLKLENLLLDKDGHIKVADFGLCKEEMFYGASTSTFCGTPEYLAPEVLEDNDYGRAVDWWGTGVVMYEMMCGRLPFYNRDHDVLFELILLQNVKFPRNLSEEAKMLLNGLLVKNPKRRLGGSEADVEEIKAHPFFQCINWDDLVAKRIAPPFKPQVTSDTDTRYFDELFTGEAVNLTPPPNNEPVTTTEVLPGMDDDMDSMPYFEQFSYHGSKNSLASSRHSGMSFEMSWAT